A part of Gemmatimonas groenlandica genomic DNA contains:
- a CDS encoding bifunctional 5,10-methylenetetrahydrofolate dehydrogenase/5,10-methenyltetrahydrofolate cyclohydrolase translates to MRAELIDGKAIAASVRADVARDVAGLRERGVVPGLTVVLVGDDMASATYVGAKEKASREAGMAGGTIRLPADTTQDALLSLITQLNGDAAVHGILVQMPLPKHIDPDTVIRHIRPDKDVDGFHPENVGKLLIGHTDGFVSCTPAGVIEMLLRSGVETRGAEVVVVGRSNIVGKPMAALLVQARAGGDATVTICHSRTKDLASHTRRADILIVAAGRAEMITGDMIKPGAVVIDVGMNSVPDATRAKGSRLCGDVHFASAAEVASRITPVPGGVGPMTIAMLLRNTVRAAERTVS, encoded by the coding sequence TTGCGCGCTGAACTGATCGACGGAAAGGCGATTGCAGCGAGCGTGCGCGCCGACGTGGCGCGCGACGTCGCCGGACTGCGCGAACGTGGTGTAGTGCCGGGCCTCACCGTCGTACTCGTCGGCGACGATATGGCCAGTGCGACCTACGTGGGAGCCAAGGAGAAGGCGTCTCGCGAGGCTGGCATGGCGGGCGGCACCATTCGTCTGCCCGCCGACACGACGCAGGACGCGTTGCTGTCGCTCATCACGCAGCTCAACGGCGACGCGGCGGTGCACGGGATCCTCGTGCAGATGCCCCTCCCCAAGCACATCGATCCGGATACGGTGATCCGACATATCCGCCCCGACAAGGATGTGGATGGCTTCCACCCGGAGAACGTGGGCAAGCTGCTGATCGGACACACTGACGGCTTTGTGTCCTGCACACCGGCGGGCGTGATCGAGATGCTGCTGCGGAGCGGCGTAGAGACGCGCGGCGCCGAAGTAGTGGTGGTCGGCCGCAGCAACATCGTCGGTAAGCCGATGGCCGCGCTGCTCGTGCAGGCACGGGCCGGTGGTGATGCCACGGTGACGATCTGTCATAGCCGTACGAAAGACCTGGCGTCGCACACGCGTCGTGCCGACATCTTGATCGTAGCGGCGGGCCGCGCCGAGATGATCACGGGTGACATGATCAAGCCCGGGGCGGTGGTGATCGACGTCGGCATGAACAGCGTGCCCGACGCCACGCGCGCGAAAGGGAGTCGCTTGTGCGGCGACGTGCATTTCGCGAGCGCCGCGGAAGTCGCGTCACGTATCACGCCCGTTCCCGGTGGTGTCGGGCCGATGACCATCGCGATGTTGCTCCGCAACACGGTGCGTGCGGCCGAACGCACGGTGAGCTGA
- the xseA gene encoding exodeoxyribonuclease VII large subunit yields MAGRRASGYQSYGPPVPSDEAPGSAPESAIAVHTLTSAAKDLIEGAFPPLWVRGEVSDFKAHRNGHWYFALRDAEAQVKCVIWSSAAKRIPAPPDDGMQVLAYGQMTVWPVRGDLQFSVRALEAEGDGLWRKALERTRLSLEKDGLLDPARKRALPAFPRRIAVITSPDGAAMHDIITVARARSADVEIVIVAAKVQGEGAPESLVAAIERVSRWQDADVLIIGRGGGAREDLWAFNDERVARALAACPIPTISAVGHEVDVTICDLVADVRAATPSAAAELAVPSRREVIARVESLGNRLAAAARRREERAIASLAQVQKRLGLAATRIVERRRSRVESLAGQLHALSPLSTLARGFAVARTPAGATLSGRDQFVSGAPFDLWLRDGIVSAIAGTGRSLPESVPGFPPEEGV; encoded by the coding sequence ATGGCTGGGCGCCGCGCGAGCGGATATCAGAGCTACGGACCGCCGGTGCCCTCCGACGAAGCACCGGGCAGCGCGCCGGAATCGGCGATCGCCGTGCACACGCTCACGAGTGCGGCCAAGGATCTGATCGAGGGGGCGTTTCCACCGTTGTGGGTGCGCGGTGAGGTCAGCGATTTCAAGGCGCATCGGAACGGGCATTGGTATTTCGCCTTGCGCGACGCCGAGGCGCAGGTGAAGTGCGTGATCTGGAGTTCGGCCGCCAAGCGCATTCCGGCGCCGCCCGATGACGGCATGCAGGTGCTCGCCTACGGTCAGATGACGGTCTGGCCGGTACGCGGCGATCTGCAATTTTCCGTGCGCGCGCTCGAGGCCGAAGGCGATGGTCTGTGGCGCAAGGCGCTCGAACGTACGCGCCTGAGCCTCGAGAAGGACGGGCTCCTCGATCCCGCCCGCAAGCGCGCGCTGCCGGCGTTCCCGCGGCGCATCGCCGTGATCACGAGCCCCGATGGCGCGGCGATGCATGACATCATCACCGTCGCGCGCGCGCGCAGCGCCGACGTGGAGATCGTGATCGTCGCCGCCAAGGTACAGGGCGAGGGCGCGCCGGAATCACTCGTGGCCGCGATCGAACGCGTGAGCCGTTGGCAGGACGCCGACGTGCTCATCATCGGACGTGGAGGCGGTGCACGCGAGGACTTGTGGGCGTTCAACGACGAGCGCGTGGCCCGGGCACTAGCGGCGTGTCCGATCCCCACGATCTCGGCCGTTGGCCACGAGGTCGACGTCACCATCTGTGACCTGGTGGCCGACGTGCGCGCGGCTACGCCGTCGGCCGCGGCCGAACTGGCCGTGCCGTCGCGTCGCGAAGTCATCGCCCGTGTCGAGTCGCTCGGAAATCGACTGGCCGCCGCCGCGCGGCGGCGTGAGGAGCGCGCCATCGCATCGCTGGCCCAGGTGCAGAAGCGGTTGGGGCTCGCCGCGACGCGCATCGTGGAGCGTCGTCGCTCCCGTGTCGAGTCTCTGGCCGGTCAGCTTCATGCGCTCTCACCATTGAGCACGTTAGCGCGCGGTTTTGCGGTAGCGCGAACGCCCGCGGGCGCTACTTTGAGCGGACGGGATCAGTTCGTATCGGGAGCCCCATTCGATCTGTGGCTCCGGGACGGCATTGTGTCGGCGATCGCCGGGACGGGGCGTTCGCTCCCCGAGTCGGTTCCAGGGTTTCCACCTGAGGAGGGCGTATGA
- the xseB gene encoding exodeoxyribonuclease VII small subunit, whose product MSFEQSLTRLEEIVRELERNDVDLEQALRLFEEGITHLRTAGEALKTVDARVQQLVEAADGSFSVVELGD is encoded by the coding sequence ATGAGCTTCGAACAGTCACTGACCCGCCTCGAGGAGATCGTGCGCGAGCTCGAGCGCAACGACGTCGATCTCGAGCAGGCGCTTCGCCTTTTCGAGGAAGGCATCACCCATCTGCGCACGGCGGGCGAGGCGCTCAAGACGGTCGATGCGCGCGTACAGCAGCTGGTCGAGGCGGCCGATGGGTCGTTCTCGGTCGTCGAGCTGGGCGACTGA